A genomic segment from Armatimonadia bacterium encodes:
- a CDS encoding Gfo/Idh/MocA family oxidoreductase: EVEISGTGGAVRFHWGKDFIYRSANGRENFDKTGAEIAEGVDVGVRREIREWIEAIQNDTAPTIPGEEGMANIELCLAMLASHERKARIELPFKG; encoded by the coding sequence GTGAGGTCGAGATCTCGGGGACCGGCGGCGCCGTGCGGTTCCACTGGGGCAAGGACTTCATCTACCGGTCCGCCAACGGTCGCGAGAACTTCGACAAGACCGGCGCAGAGATCGCCGAGGGCGTCGACGTGGGTGTCCGGCGGGAGATCCGCGAGTGGATCGAGGCCATCCAGAACGACACCGCGCCGACCATCCCAGGCGAGGAGGGCATGGCCAACATCGAGCTGTGCCTGGCGATGCTGGCGTCCCATGAGCGGAAGGCGCGGATCGAGCTGCCCTTCAAGGGGTAG
- a CDS encoding transcriptional regulator, which produces MSDVLAFARQGSLLLTGLTTHQTMRTAAIKRLIAVVVVEGKEIGSDMIEAAREECTPLFRTPLSKYEACGLLLQAGLRPYRKGVGEAG; this is translated from the coding sequence ATGAGCGATGTCTTGGCCTTTGCCCGTCAGGGCTCCCTGCTTCTCACGGGACTTACAACTCACCAGACCATGCGCACGGCCGCGATCAAGCGTTTGATCGCGGTCGTTGTGGTTGAGGGCAAAGAGATCGGCAGCGACATGATTGAGGCTGCCCGTGAGGAATGTACCCCACTCTTCCGCACTCCACTTTCGAAGTATGAAGCTTGCGGCCTGCTGCTGCAGGCCGGACTACGACCCTATCGCAAGGGGGTAGGTGAAGCGGGCTAA